The following proteins are encoded in a genomic region of Brachypodium distachyon strain Bd21 chromosome 1, Brachypodium_distachyon_v3.0, whole genome shotgun sequence:
- the LOC100839269 gene encoding probable polyamine transporter At3g13620, which yields MNQEILMTSRQPSQNREQQRQEDPQSHGTRAQEHAPHDQQQLQNGQQTTVQQGGGQRKITLIPLVFLIYFEVAGGPYGSEKAVRAAGPLFTLLGFLIFPFAWGVPESLVTAELAAAFPGNGGFVLWADHAFGPMAGSLLGTWKYLSIVINIAAYPALVADYLGGSVAPAVADPGRARTGAVIGMTLFLSFLNYAGLSIVGWGAVTLGVVSLAPFVLMAAMAVPKVRPRRWALQVKGGKDWRMFFNTLFWNLNYWDSASTMAGEVDRPERTFPRALAVAVVLIAVSYLLPLMAATGATDAPPDAWVNGYLADAAGIIGGPWLKYWTGAGAVLSSVGMFEAQMSSGAFQLLGMADLGLLPSIFSRRAARTGTPWVAIAASTAVTIAVSFLGFDDVVATANFLYSLGTLLEFAAFLWLRARHPALKRPYRVPLPLPALAAMCAVPSAFLAYVCVVAGWRVFAVAGGLTALGVGWHGVMRVCRAKKLLRFNNSTVVAADLQEDAGDDTV from the exons ATGAACCAAGAAATCCTAATGACCAGCAGACAACCATCACAAAATCGTGaacaacaacgacaagaaGATCCACAATCGCATGGCACCAGGGCGCAAGAGCACGCACCACATgaccagcagcagctgcagaaTGGCCAGCAAACCACCGTGCAACAAGGTGGTGGCCAGCGCAAAATCACTCTGATCCCGCTCGTGTTCCTGATCTACTTCGAGGTGGCCGGCGGGCCGTACGGGTCGGAGAAGGCTGTCCGCGCCGCGGGCCCGCTGTTCACGCTGCTGGGCTTCCTCATCTTCCCGTTCGCATGGGGCGTCCCGGAGTCGCTGGTCACGGCCGAGCTCGCCGCGGCGTTCCCGGGCAACGGGGGCTTCGTCCTGTGGGCCGACCACGCCTTCGGCCCGATGGCCGGCTCCCTCCTCGGCACGTGGAAGTACCTCAGCATCGTCATCAACATCGCCGCGTACCCGGCACTCGTCGCCGACTACCTGGGCGGGAGCGTGGCGCCCGCCGTCGCAGACCCCGGCAGGGCGCGCACGGGCGCCGTGATCGGCATGACGTTGTTCCTCTCCTTCCTGAACTACGCCGGGCTGAGCATTGTGGGCTGGGGCGCGGTGACGCTGGGGGTGGTGTCACTGGCGCCCTTCGTGCTgatggcggccatggccgtgcCCAAGGTGCGGCCGCGGCGTTGGGCGTTGCAGGTGAAAGGAGGCAAGGACTGGAGGATGTTCTTCAACACTCTGTTCTGGAACCTCAATTACTGGGATAGCGCGAGCACGATGGCAGGCGAGGTGGACCGGCCGGAGCGGACGTTCCCCAGGGCGCTGGCGGTGGCCGTGGTTCTGATCGCCGTCAGCTACCTGCTGCCGCTCATGGCGGCCACCGGCGCCACGGACGCGCCGCCGGATGCGTGGGTGAACGGCTACTTGGCAGACGCCGCAG GCATCATCGGAGGCCCATGGCTCAAGTACTGGACGGGTGCCGGGGCGGTGCTGTCGTCCGTGGGCATGTTCGAGGCCCAGATGAGCAGCGGCGCGTTCCAGCTGCTGGGCATGGCGGACCTGGGCCTCCTGCCCTCCATCTTCTCCCGCCGCGCGGCCCGCACGGGCACCCCGTGGGTGGCCATCGCCGCGTCCACGGCCGTCACCATCGCCGTCTCCTTCCTGGGCTTCGACGACGTCGTGGCCACCGCCAACTTCCTCTACAGCCTCGGCACGCTGCTCGAGTTCGCCGCCTTCCTCTGGCTCCGCGCCAGGCACCCGGCGCTCAAGCGGCCCTACcgcgtgccgctgccgctgccggcgctCGCGGCCATGTGCGCCGTGCCGTCCGCGTTCCTGGCATACGTGTGCGTCGTGGCCGGCTGGAGGGTGTTCGCCGTCGCGGGCGGACTCACGGCGCTCGGCGTCGGCTGGCACGGCGTCATGAGGGTCTGCAGGGCCAAGAAGCTGCTCAGGTTTAACAACAGTACTGTCGTCGCTGCCGACCTTCAAGAGGACGCCGGGGACGACACAGTTTGA
- the LOC100820942 gene encoding glucan endo-1,3-beta-glucosidase 2, with the protein MLRERWQGCVFLLALLLSNASGTTSLGVLPSDLAKIVQSKQTKQARVCGADHRLLRSLANTGEEVILTIPNEQLQHMAEFREEADLWVAANVVPFLPATRITHILAGINVLHSSSQTGEESSYLLVPAMLNLHAALVAARLDGHVKVSTALTSGAAATGHLLRFLKETGSPFFLLSAPNKATNARADHVYGAMRALKFSGVPLIVAETESEELDGKLVYRSYYMDGSGSGRRRSLATGTFCVALQNADPTALQAGLSWACGQGQADCSAIQPGGACYKQNNLAALASYAYNDYYQKNAGTGATCSFNGTATTTATDPSAGSCVFEGSTTAGGSNSSVPTASPPTSLAPPSGLTPPTGSSPPSDFGPPAAGFGPPSGFGPPSGFGSPPSAFGPPGSFNGSGTFGPSGTLEPYGSGCRHVASLAGLTLLSAALLAVLVASPDLM; encoded by the exons ATGTTGCGCGAAAGATGGCAGGGATGCGTGTTTCTGCTCGCCCTTCTTCTCTCGAATGCGTCAG GCACAACTTCTCTGGGAGTTCTTCCGTCGGACTTGGCGAAAATCGTGCAGTCTAAGCAGACGAAGCAAGCGCGCGTGTGCGGGGCAGACCACCGGCTGCTGCGATCCCTCGCCAACACGGGAGAAGAGGTCATTCTCACGATCCCGAacgagcagctgcagcacaTGGCCGAGTTCCGGGAAGAGGCCGACCTCTGGGTCGCCGCCAACGTGGTGCCGTTCCTCCCCGCGACCAGGATCACGCACATCTTGGCAGGCATCAACGTCCTGCATTCCAGCTCCCAAACAGGGGAGGAATCCTCCTACCTTCTGGTCCCGGCCATGCTGAACCTTCACGCtgcgctcgtcgccgcccgcctcgACGGCCACGTCAAGGTCTCCACCGCGCTGACATCCGGGGCGGCCGCCACGGGCCACCTGCTGCGGTTCCTCAAGGAGACCGGCtcgcccttcttcctcctgagCGCTCCTAATAAGGCTACAAACGCCAGAGCCGACCACGTGTACGGCGCGATGCGGGCGCTCAAGTTTTCGGGCGTCCCGCTGATCGTGGCGGAAACGGAATCAGAGGAGCTTGATGGGAAGCTGGTGTACCGCAGCTACTACAtggacggcagcggcagcggcaggaggCGGTCGCTGGCGACGGGGACGTTCTGCGTGGCGCTGCAGAACGCGGACCCGACGGCGCTGCAGGCGGGGCTCAGCTGGGCGTGCGGGcagggccaggccgactgctcCGCGATCCAGCCCGGCGGGGCTTGCTACAAGCAGAACAACCTCGCCGCCTTGGCCTCCTACGCCTACAACGACTACTACCAGAagaacgccggcaccggcgccaccTGCTCCTTCAACggcaccgccaccaccactgCCACCGATCCCA GCGCAGGGTCGTGCGTCTTCGAAGGAAG CACGACGGCAGGAGGCTCCAACTCGAGCGTGCCGACCGCCAGCCCTCCGACAAGCCTGGCCCCGCCGTCAGGCCTCACCCCTCCGACCGGCTCGAGCCCGCCGTCCGACTTTGGGCCCCCGGCGGCCGGCTTCGGCCCACCATCTGGCTTCGGTCCCCCGTCTGGTTTCGGCAGCCCGCCGTCGGCGTTCGGCCCGCCGGGCAGCTTCAACGGGAGCGGGACATTCGGCCCGAGCGGCACGCTCGAGCCTTACGGCAGCGGGTGTCGCCATGTCGCATCCTTGGCTGGCTTGACTCTTCTGTCCGCCGCTCTTCTTGCCGTTCTTGTCGCGTCGCCCGATCTGATGTAA
- the LOC100833204 gene encoding serine/arginine-rich SC35-like splicing factor SCL30A, with the protein MGRSYDYSPSPPRGYRRRGRSPSPRGRYGGRGRDLPTSLLVRNLRRDCRPDDLRRPFGKFGRLKDIYLPRDYYTQEPRGFGFIQYYDPEDAADAQYHMDGQILLGREVAVVFAEENRKKPFEMRTRERTSSRGRSYDRRSRSPRRGRSVSPGYSDRSRSRSQSKSPAPKRKHHSRSPAHRERSFSRSPADSRSRSGSPSEDRGSRSPHMQRTTESNAVK; encoded by the exons ATGGGAAGAAGCTACGATTACAGTCCATCACCGCCACGAGGTTACAGAAGGAGAGGCCGCAGTCCAAGTCCTCGTGGTCGCTATGGAGGCCGTGGTAGGGATCTCCCAACTAGTCTTTTGGTGAGGAATCTTCGTCGCGATTGTAG GCCTGATGACCTCCGAAGACCATTTGGAAAATTTGGTCGCCTTAAAGATATATATCTGCCAAGGGATTACTACACTCA GGAGCCTCGAGGATTTGGGTTCATCCAATACTATGATCCTGAGGATGCTGCTGACGCGCAATATCATATGGATGGGCAGATTCTTCTTGGCAGAGAGGTTGCTGTTGTTTTTGCAGAGGAAAATAGGAAGAAGCCTTTTGAGATGAGGACTAGGGAAAGAACAAG TAGCAGAGGTCGTTCTTATGACAGGAGGTCGCGTTCTCCTAGGCGTGGTCGCTCAGTGTCACCTGGATACTCAGATAGATCACGGTCCCGAAGCCAAAGCAAGTCGCCAGCACCCAAGAGAAAGCACCACTCGAG GTCCCCGGCTCATCGTGAGAGATCTTTCTCGCGCTCGCCAGCGGACAGCAGATCGAGGAGTGGAAGCCCATCGGAGGATCGCGGCAGCAGGTCTCCCCATATGCAGAGAACAACTGAGAGTAATGCAGTGAAGTAA
- the LOC100839575 gene encoding IQ domain-containing protein IQM2 codes for MGILFSCPADDYDPMEEAILAPAGGGEPTILRALGSGKLLIQGSLSFKREQLDDTSGSLQVETEISIKAGGDIAAAAPAPALMPRELARVRHGADGVPPSGAESPKHEAAALRLQKVYKSFRTRRQLADCAVLVEQSWWKLLDFALLKRSSVSFFDIEKQETAVSKWSRARTRAAKVGKGLSKDDKAQKLALQHWLEAIDPRHRYGHNLHYYYDGWLHSESKQPFFYWLDVGEGKEINLEGKCSRSKLLNQCIKYLGPKEREDYEVVIEDGKFLYKKSRQILDSRCGPRDAKWIFVLSTSKSLYVGQKKKGTFQHSSFLAGGATSAAGRLVLENGTLKAIWPHSGHYRPTEENFQEFKSFLKDNLVDLTDVKMSPAEEDEEFWGSLRRVSSENEKSEDTSGALEETISSQIPKAGETTSTESRRPEEAAVAMLDSSEDAENTAASTSSQMAEADDQAEDSQAPVPREKILQRINSKKDMKSYQLGKQLSFRWTTGAGPRIGCVRDYPSELQAHALQQMNLSPRCGATGAASSRFASPQRRSFNSILARGCEAEISTPRGAFGSPLQHGIVAVAGEAN; via the exons ATGGGCATCCTGTTCTCGTGCCCGGCCGACGACTACGACCCCATGGAGGAAGCCATCCtcgcgccggccggcggcggggagccgACCATCCTGAGGGCCTTGGGGTCCGGCAAGCTGCTCATACAGGGCTCGCTCAGCTTCAAGAGGGAGCAGCTCGACGACACCTCCGGCTCTCTCCAGGTGGAGACCGAGATCTCCatcaaggccggcggcgacattGCAGccgctgcgccggcgccggcgctcatGCCGAGGGAGCTCGCCAGGGTGAGgcacggcgccgacggcgtgcCCCCCTCGGGCGCCGAGAGCCCGAagcacgaggcggcggcgctgaggCTGCAGAAGGTGTACAAGAGCTTCCGGACGCGGCGGCAGCTCGCCGACTGCGCGGTCCTCGTGGAGCAGAGCTGGTGGAAGCTTCTGGACTTCGCGCTCCTCAAGCGCAGCTCCGTCTCCTTCTTCGACATCGAGAAGCAGGAGACCGCGGTGTCCAAGTGGTCAAGGGCAAGAACCCGAGCTGCCAAG GTTGGAAAGGGACTGTCCAAGGATGACAAGGCGCAGAAGCTCGCCTTGCAGCATTGGCTCGAAGCG ATTGACCCCCGCCACCGCTACGGCCACAACCTTCactactactacgatggctgGCTCCATAGCGAAAGCAAGCAGCCTTTCTTCTACTG GCTTGATGTTGGAGAAGGCAAAGAGATCAATCTTGAAGGCAAGTGCTCCCGATCGAAGCTTCTCAATCAGTGCATCAAATACCTTGGTCCG AAGGAAAGAGAGGACTACGAAGTTGTAATTGAGGATGGGAAGTTCTTGTACAAAAAGAGTCGGCAAATCCTTGACTCGCGTTGTGGACCGAGAGATGCAAAGTGGATCTTTGTTCTTAGCACATCTAAGAGCCTGTATGTTGGTCAG aagaagaagggtacATTTCAACATTCTAGCTTTCTTGCTGGGGGAGCCACTTCTGCTGCTGGGAGATTGGTTCTTGAAAATGGAACTCTGAAG GCTATTTGGCCTCACAGTGGACACTACCGCCCGACCGAGGAGAACTTCCAAGAGTTCAAGAGCTTTCTGAAGGACAACTTGGTCGATCTTACTGATGTTAAG ATGAGCCCAgcagaggaggacgaggaatTCTGGGGTAGCCTGAGAAGGGTCTCATCAGAGAACGAGAAATCTGAAGATACATCTGGTGCACTTGAAGAAACCATCTCTTCACAGATACCTAAAGCTGGTGAAACAACTTCTACAGAGAGCAGAAGGCCGGAGGAAGCAGCAGTGGCAATGCTGGATTCATCAGAAGATGCCGAAAACACTGCAGCCTCAACTAGCAGCCAGATGGCTGAAGCTGATGATCAGGCAGAGGACAGCCAGGCACCTGTGCCACGCGAGAAGATCCTTCAGAGGATCAACTCCAAGAAGGACATGAAGTCATACCAGCTGGGGAAGCAACTGTCTTTCAGGTGGACAACCGGTGCAGGCCCGCGGATCGGGTGCGTGCGTGACTACCCGTCGGAGCTCCAGGCGCACGCGCTGCAGCAGATGAACCTGTCGCCGAGGTGCGGTGCCACCGGAGCTGCTTCCTCCCGGTTTGCCTCGCCACAGAGACGAAGCTTCAACAGCATTTTGGCAAGGGGGTGTGAAGCTGAGATATCCACGCCAAGAGGAGCATTCGGATCACCTCTGCAACATGGGATAGTTGCAGTTGCAGGCGAAGCGAATTGA